A region of Cucumis melo cultivar AY chromosome 2, USDA_Cmelo_AY_1.0, whole genome shotgun sequence DNA encodes the following proteins:
- the LOC103503281 gene encoding AAA-ATPase At5g57480 produces MKEYWSSLASLLGVLAFCQTLLQTIFPPELRFAAVKLFNQLFRCFSSYVYFDITEIDGVNTNELYNAVQLYLSSSVSISGNRLSLTRALNSSAITFGLSNNDCILDSFNGVTVQWEHIVTQRQAQGYLWRPLPEEKRGFTLRIRKKDKPLILDSYLDFVMDRAEEIRRKNQERLLYTNSRGGSLDSRGHPWESVPFKHPSTFDTLAMDPLKKQQIMEDLRDFANGQRFYQQTGRAWKRGYLLYGPPGTGKSSMIAAMANFLGYDIYDLELTEVHNNSELRKLLMKTTSKSIIVIEDIDCSINLTDRKKKNPVSGTRSYYDLPDFRCGGGNGGGYGSISGDDGGGNSITLSGLLNFTDGLWSCCGSERIFVFTTNHIEKLDSALLRSGRMDMHIFMSYCSFPALKILLKNYLNYEEDELDSIVLNEIKDVIDKAKMTPADVSELLIKNRRCKNRAMAELLETFKSKAEKNEKNGGGLRKKEMGLEEEEEQEKRTLDSPKEGSEFEEEDCSKETEEEEEEDDDKKNNNFIQ; encoded by the coding sequence ATGAAGGAATACTGGTCTTCTCTTGCTTCTCTTCTTGGCGTTTTAGCCTTCTGTCAAACTCTTCTTCAAACAATTTTCCCGCCGGAGCTCCGTTTCGCCGCCGTCAAACTCTTCAACCAACTCTTCCGTTGCTTCTCCTCCTACGTCTACTTCGACATCACTGAAATCGACGGCGTCAACACCAACGAGCTCTACAACGCCGTACAACTCTACTTAAGCTCTTCTGTTTCGATATCCGGTAATCGCTTGAGTCTCACGCGTGCTCTCAATTCCAGCGCCATCACTTTCGGTCTCTCCAACAATGACTGCATTCTCGACTCCTTTAATGGCGTCACTGTCCAATGGGAACACATCGTCACTCAGAGACAAGCTCAAGGTTATTTGTGGCGTCCTTTGCCGGAGGAGAAAAGGGGTTTCACTCTACGAATCAGGAAGAAAGATAAACCCCTGATTTTGGATTCCTATCTTGATTTTGTTATGGATAGAGCTGAAGAAATCCGTCGTAAGAATCAAGAACGGCTTCTGTATACGAATTCACGAGGTGGGTCGTTGGATTCGAGAGGGCATCCATGGGAGTCGGTGCCATTTAAACATCCTAGCACATTTGATACATTGGCTATGGACCCACTTAAGAAACAACAGATTATGGAAGATCTTCGAGATTTCGCCAACGGCCAAAGATTCTACCAACAGACCGGACGGGCATGGAAAAGGGGTTATCTACTATACGGCCCTCCTGGAACTGGTAAATCAAGTATGATCGCTGCAATGGCCAATTTTCTCGGTTACGACATTTACGATCTTGAACTTACTGAAGTTCATAACAATTCTGAACTCCGGAAACTCCTTATGAAAACCACTTCTAAATCGATCATCGTCATCGAAGACATTGATTGCTCCATCAATCTCACTGATCGGAAGAAGAAGAATCCTGTTTCCGGGACGAGAAGTTACTACGACTTGCCGGATTTCCGATGCGGCGGAGGCAACGGTGGTGGATATGGTTCAATTTCCGGCGACGACGGCGGTGGTAATTCGATTACTCTTTCTGGGTTACTCAATTTCACCGATGGGTTGTGGTCTTGCTGTGGGAGTGAGAGGATTTTCGTATTCACAACGAATCACATCGAGAAACTTGACTCTGCATTGCTTCGAAGTGGGAGAATGGATATGCATATTTTCATGAGTTATTGTTCCTTCCCTGCATTGAAAATACTTCTGAAAAATTACTTGAATTACGAAGAAGACGAACTAGACTCCATCGTTTTGAACGAAATCAAAGACGTTATCGACAAGGCGAAGATGACGCCGGCGGATGTGAGCGAGCTTCTTATAAAGAATCGTCGATGTAAAAACAGAGCAATGGCCGAGCTGTTAGAGACATTCAAATCAAAAGCAgaaaaaaacgagaaaaatggTGGAGGATTAAGGAAAAAGGAAATGGGtttagaggaagaagaagaacaagagaAGAGAACTTTGGATAGTCCAAAAGAAGGGTCTGAATTTGAGGAAGAGGATTGCAGCAAAGAaacagaggaagaagaagaagaagatgatgataaAAAGAACAACAATTTCATTCAGTAA